The proteins below are encoded in one region of Oenanthe melanoleuca isolate GR-GAL-2019-014 chromosome 4A, OMel1.0, whole genome shotgun sequence:
- the ZC4H2 gene encoding zinc finger C4H2 domain-containing protein → MADEQEIMCKLESIKEIRNKTLQMEKIKARLKAEFEALESEERHLKEYKQEMDLLLQEKMAHVEELRLIHADINVMENTIKQSENDLNKLLESTRRLHEEYKPLKEHVDALRMTLGLQRLPDLCEEEEKLSLDYFEKQKAEWQTEPQEPPIPESLAAAAAAAQQLQVARKQDTRQTATFRQQPPPMKACLSCHQQIHRNAPICPLCKAKSRSRNPKKPKRKQDE, encoded by the exons ATGGCAGATGAGCAAGAAATAATGTGCAAACTCGAGAGCATCAAGGAGATCAG GAATAAGACTttgcagatggaaaaaataaaggcaagacTGAAAGCAGAGTTTGAAGCCCTGGAGTCTGAGGAGAGGCACCTGAAAGAATATAAACAGGAAATGGACCTGCTGCTGCAAGAGAAGATGGCCCATGTGGAGGAGCTGCGGCTGATCCACGCTGACATTAATGTG ATGGAGAACACTATCAAGCAGTCTGAGAACGATCTTAACAAGCTTTTGGAATCTACTCGCCGGCTCCACGAGGAGTACAAGCCCCTAAAGGAGCACGTGGATGCCTTGAGAATGACTCTGGGGTTGCAGAGGCTGCCAGACCTAtgtgaagaggaagagaaactgTCCCTTGA CtactttgaaaagcagaaagcagaatgGCAGACAGAACCACAGGAGCCTCCCATCCCAGAgtctctggctgcagctgctgcagctgcccaacAGCTGCAAGTGGCCAGGAAGCAAGACACAAGACAGACAGCAACTTTCAGACAGCAACCACCTCCAATGAAG GCGTGTTTGTCGTGCCACCAACAAATCCATCGGAACGCGCCCATCTGTCCACTCTGCAAAGCAAAGAGCCGATCTCGGAATCCCAAAAAGCCCAAGAGGAAACAGGATGAATGA